One Deinococcus grandis DNA window includes the following coding sequences:
- a CDS encoding DUF3696 domain-containing protein, with protein MINKLSLKNFKGIKSLDDLDIKPITIFCGSNSSGKSSILQAILLLKQTMMNASTERTVIFNGKYAHLGSYNEVVYGKNPANNISISLTLNDEGIIDNDYGLGLSVAFWVQQIAGLGFNLDDAVLHYGIELENLNKNDGADFIDTAKDIVVKTMNFSIKSADNLLEIILQRKSDAKYHAVFKNIPRYLSRTKDKGDRISRGSCDITLSFIGARPYVALGVTSEERHVSGLEDLRIIVNYIGQMLQGLLNSYNYIGPLRYEPQRRYVVEEDFKEIGVKGENAPYILLSERDKQINNSIRIEGNRFVKCEQSSLIDSMNFWLDRMGINAFDNIYSGELLKLVMKSPSGTLVNISDVGFGVSQIFPIILEGLRMPEGSTLILEQPEIHLHPGLQMHLADFLISLALSGKSVIVETHSDHLINRMVRRIVEDDSTSIKDITSIYFAENVKNNVEYQKIKIDEEFGVVNWPKGFFDQNVSEQEIILKTGIKKRQKRRGVDVRG; from the coding sequence GTGATAAACAAGCTGTCTCTGAAAAACTTCAAAGGCATAAAGAGTCTTGATGACTTGGACATCAAGCCTATCACTATTTTTTGCGGCTCTAACAGTAGTGGTAAGAGCTCAATACTTCAGGCGATTCTACTTCTGAAGCAAACTATGATGAATGCTTCAACAGAGAGGACGGTAATATTTAATGGTAAATATGCCCATTTAGGATCCTACAATGAAGTTGTTTATGGTAAGAACCCTGCTAATAATATAAGTATCTCCCTTACGCTAAACGATGAAGGAATTATTGATAATGATTACGGACTCGGGCTCTCGGTGGCATTTTGGGTCCAACAAATAGCTGGATTGGGATTTAATCTAGACGATGCTGTTTTGCACTATGGTATTGAATTGGAAAATCTAAACAAAAATGATGGAGCGGATTTTATAGATACCGCAAAAGACATAGTAGTAAAAACAATGAACTTTTCTATAAAATCTGCTGATAATCTGCTTGAGATTATTTTGCAGAGAAAGTCTGATGCAAAATATCATGCAGTTTTTAAAAATATTCCAAGATATCTATCCAGAACTAAAGATAAAGGAGATAGAATTTCAAGAGGTTCATGTGATATAACTCTTTCATTTATAGGTGCTAGGCCGTACGTTGCGCTGGGTGTTACAAGTGAGGAGAGGCATGTTAGCGGCTTAGAGGATCTGCGGATTATTGTAAATTACATTGGTCAAATGCTACAAGGCCTGCTCAATAGCTATAATTATATTGGTCCCCTGAGATATGAACCGCAACGGAGATATGTTGTTGAAGAGGATTTCAAGGAGATTGGCGTCAAGGGTGAAAATGCACCATATATTCTTCTATCGGAGCGAGATAAGCAGATTAATAATTCGATTAGGATTGAAGGAAATAGATTCGTTAAATGCGAGCAGTCATCACTAATAGATAGCATGAATTTCTGGCTAGATAGAATGGGAATAAATGCATTTGACAATATTTATTCAGGCGAATTGCTAAAACTAGTAATGAAATCGCCTTCTGGCACGCTCGTTAATATTAGCGATGTTGGGTTTGGAGTGAGCCAAATCTTCCCGATAATTTTAGAAGGGCTCAGAATGCCTGAGGGATCTACTCTGATACTTGAACAACCCGAGATACACCTGCACCCCGGTTTACAGATGCATTTAGCGGATTTTCTGATATCTTTGGCGCTTTCGGGTAAATCTGTAATCGTTGAAACGCACAGCGACCATCTAATTAACAGGATGGTTCGCAGAATAGTTGAAGATGACTCAACGTCAATTAAAGATATCACGTCAATCTACTTTGCTGAGAATGTGAAAAATAATGTTGAGTATCAAAAAATAAAGATAGATGAAGAGTTTGGCGTAGTTAATTGGCCAAAAGGATTCTTTGATCAAAATGTTTCTGAGCAGGAAATCATACTTAAAACAGGTATAAAAAAGCGGCAGAAGCGAAGAGGTGTGGATGTTCGCGGTTGA
- a CDS encoding IS4 family transposase, which translates to MKTLRSRPPHDTLQTALRSAFPVDARRLVVFTALILAVIQARTVVLYSLKTHVALPGSLTTRYQRLCRFVQFPFPEALFPRFALSFLPPGPVDLILDRTNWKLGQQDVNILLLSAVWNGFSLPLMWTLLPHGGASRSCVREALVERFLKLCPDREIRCLLADREFIGQHWFRFLDQHGIAPCIRLPARATIGAHGMPVWAVFKNLQVGEVRVWHRQTRIYGVNLRVAATKNAAGDMLYLAYRGHALPNMRRYALRWQTENLHAALKTRGFNLEDTGLTRPERVSSLLTVVSVAFIWACVTGEVVARRTATKVKKHGHRTVSVFRLGLDHLQDLLLHPSGASWRTLSTLMPRFEG; encoded by the coding sequence ATGAAAACCCTTAGGAGCCGACCACCTCACGATACCTTGCAGACCGCCTTGCGGTCTGCTTTCCCTGTGGACGCTCGCCGCCTCGTCGTCTTCACGGCCCTGATCCTGGCGGTCATTCAGGCGCGCACCGTTGTCCTGTACAGCCTGAAGACGCATGTCGCCCTCCCGGGCTCGTTGACGACTCGGTATCAGCGGCTCTGCCGGTTCGTCCAGTTCCCGTTTCCTGAGGCGCTGTTCCCCCGATTCGCCTTGTCCTTTCTCCCGCCCGGCCCAGTCGACCTCATTCTCGATCGCACCAACTGGAAACTTGGCCAACAGGACGTCAATATTCTCCTGCTCTCTGCCGTGTGGAACGGGTTCAGTTTGCCGCTGATGTGGACACTGCTCCCGCACGGTGGGGCCAGTCGTTCCTGTGTCCGGGAAGCGCTCGTGGAGCGCTTCCTGAAGCTCTGCCCAGATCGGGAGATCCGGTGCCTGCTCGCGGATCGTGAATTCATTGGGCAGCACTGGTTTCGATTCCTCGACCAGCACGGGATTGCACCCTGCATTCGTCTCCCAGCTCGCGCCACGATCGGCGCGCACGGCATGCCGGTCTGGGCGGTCTTCAAGAACCTTCAGGTGGGTGAAGTCAGGGTCTGGCATCGCCAGACCCGCATCTACGGTGTGAATCTGCGAGTGGCGGCCACGAAAAACGCAGCCGGTGACATGCTGTACCTGGCGTATCGGGGGCACGCCCTGCCGAACATGCGCCGGTATGCCCTGCGCTGGCAAACAGAAAATCTGCACGCCGCGTTGAAAACCAGAGGGTTCAACCTGGAAGATACGGGTCTGACGCGCCCCGAGCGAGTGTCTTCGCTCCTGACGGTCGTCAGCGTCGCCTTCATCTGGGCGTGCGTGACGGGCGAGGTCGTGGCACGTCGAACAGCTACCAAAGTAAAGAAACACGGACACCGCACGGTGTCTGTGTTTCGACTCGGGCTTGATCATCTCCAGGATCTTCTGCTGCATCCGTCCGGCGCATCCTGGCGCACCTTGAGCACACTCATGCCCCGTTTTGAAGGGTAG
- a CDS encoding serine hydrolase, which yields MNLRPLIAALLVTTAHGAPTVQGAWHAPFYRLTLTGLDARDGTVRWTPGGTGADLHFTTTLPTLTRTVPTAQDQIQIRVQGKDIQIRSAQGRPLRVNLMPVRAGVEGPAPFIAVDVYPEEAWTTYEPVPVTPCRAPTPVPELPYQPPAFASGPVGFYLAQIDPRTGTPLRVIANDPDSLYPLASTFKQIVVWGTLRDVTAGRLSLNTRLSVTEANRSIEAYQPGARTVQNLATQAIVQSENTASDVLHLRYGPDRLQTLVTAQGACHTRVNTTTKAWWAAQAGLLPDLYGPDVNTGAQQTFTLPPAQEAQTRARAVQQAQTLNADRLLDDLDRAFFSPTYHPQTEVYLQNRSTPREWATLITRMHLDPSLSATNRAFLRDTLAKGCCRAKDPTVAYWGSKAGSGWRNVTMSGLLSLTGGQTFAYAYFNPGSDVMDSLLIEEQLPDIARYVLENAKRLARSAP from the coding sequence ATGAACCTGCGTCCCCTGATCGCCGCGCTGCTCGTCACGACTGCCCACGGTGCCCCCACCGTGCAGGGCGCGTGGCACGCCCCGTTCTACCGCCTGACCCTGACCGGCCTGGACGCCCGTGACGGCACGGTCCGCTGGACGCCCGGCGGGACCGGCGCAGACCTGCACTTCACGACCACGCTGCCCACCCTGACCCGCACGGTGCCCACCGCGCAGGACCAGATCCAGATCCGCGTGCAGGGCAAAGACATCCAGATTCGCAGCGCCCAGGGCCGCCCGCTGCGCGTGAACCTGATGCCCGTCCGCGCGGGCGTCGAGGGACCCGCCCCGTTCATCGCCGTGGACGTGTACCCCGAGGAAGCCTGGACGACGTACGAGCCCGTGCCCGTCACGCCCTGCCGTGCCCCAACCCCGGTGCCGGAACTGCCGTACCAGCCGCCCGCCTTCGCCAGCGGCCCGGTCGGGTTCTACCTCGCGCAGATCGACCCGCGCACCGGCACGCCCCTGCGCGTCATCGCCAACGACCCGGATAGCCTGTACCCGCTGGCGAGCACCTTCAAGCAGATCGTCGTGTGGGGCACCCTGCGCGACGTGACAGCCGGACGCCTCAGCCTGAACACCCGCCTGAGCGTCACCGAGGCCAACCGCAGCATCGAGGCGTACCAGCCAGGCGCGCGTACCGTGCAGAACCTCGCCACGCAGGCCATCGTGCAGAGCGAGAACACCGCCAGTGACGTCCTGCACCTGCGCTACGGCCCCGACCGCCTCCAGACCCTCGTGACCGCGCAGGGCGCGTGCCACACCCGCGTGAACACCACCACCAAGGCGTGGTGGGCCGCGCAGGCCGGACTCCTCCCCGACCTCTACGGCCCCGACGTGAACACCGGCGCGCAGCAGACCTTCACCCTCCCACCCGCCCAGGAAGCCCAGACCCGCGCCCGCGCCGTGCAGCAGGCGCAGACCCTGAACGCCGACCGCCTCCTCGATGACCTCGACCGCGCGTTCTTCAGCCCCACCTACCACCCCCAGACTGAGGTGTACCTGCAGAACCGCAGCACCCCCCGCGAATGGGCCACGCTCATCACCCGCATGCACCTCGACCCCAGCCTCAGTGCCACCAACCGAGCGTTCCTGCGCGACACCCTCGCCAAGGGATGCTGCCGCGCCAAGGACCCCACCGTCGCCTACTGGGGCAGCAAGGCGGGCAGCGGCTGGCGGAACGTCACCATGAGTGGCCTGCTGAGCCTGACCGGCGGGCAGACCTTCGCGTACGCCTACTTCAACCCCGGCTCGGACGTCATGGACAGCCTGCTGATCGAAGAGCAACTACCGGACATCGCCCGGTACGTCCTGGAGAACGCCAAGAGGCTCGCGCGGAGCGCCCCTTGA